The genomic segment AAATGGTATGCACTCCGGATTCCTGTGGTTGGTGCGTCGGCTGGCGGTCCTTGGGTTCGTGTTATTCATTTGCGAAACAAGTGCTTTCTCCTTTCAACAGGGGGCTGGCGCCAAGGAGATGGAGGCGACCCTCCAATCGTACTGGCCGCGCAGCCAATACACGCTGAGAACTTATTCCAATCTCGTCGAAGTGGGTGTCGTGGCGCGAGACAGTCGGGGACGCGCCATAGGCGGTCTCAGTAAAGATGATTTCGAGATTCAAGACGCAGGCAAAAGACAGGAGATCACGGCTTTTTCCGTGGAGACTTTCACGTCGGTTTCAGTGCAGCTGCAACCGTCGACCGCAAAGCCATCGGGTACCGCACCTGGGAATGCAGAATTGATGCACCTCCCATTACGATATGTGGCTCTGCTCTTCGACGATTTCAGCGTGCCTCATAACGAGCAGGTCCAGGTGAAAGCAGCGGCAAGGCGTTTCATCAAGGAGGGTTTGGCAAAGGGTGATCGCGTCGGGTTGTTTACCACATCCGGAAAGCAAATTGTGCCTTTTACTGAAGATGTGGCGAAACTCGTGGCGGCTGTTGACAAATACAACGCATTCCCACGCATTCCGGACGGCGGCATCTGCCCCAAACTGACACCTTATGACGCTTATGTAATCGCCAACAGGATTGATTATGAGACTTTTGCTGTAAAGGGAGCCGAGCTGGCGGGATGCTCCGGGAGCCGAGGGCTAAAACCTGCCATACTTCCGGGTAAAGTCGGACCGTGGCCTTTCCCGGGAACGAGCCCGTTGATGATGCAGGCCGAAGGTATGTGGGCCCAGATCCGCGACACCTCAGCGCGTGCATTGAAAACCATAGGCAACCTTGTGGACTACATGGCGCAGTTGCCCGGAAGGAGAATGGTTCTGCTGGCGTCCTCAGGCTTCCTGGTCGGAACGCTCGAAGCGGAGCACCAGAAAGTCATAGACCATGCCCTTCATGCCGACGTCGTCATTAACGCGCTCGACGCCAAAGGCCTCTACGCAGAGGATCCGCCGGAGGTAACTCGCGGCGCCGACGAGCGTTCGATCAGACACATGGTGGAGTTAGGGACCAAGGGGAAGGACCTCAGCAATGACATCATGGCAATTCTGTCCTCAAGCACCGGCGGCCTGTTCTTCCAGAACAATAACGATCTCGACCTCGGCTTTCGTAAGCTTGGCATGATCCCGGAGGTTTCCTATCTCCTCGGCTTCTCACCACAAGAAGCTCCCAATGGAAAATATCACCGTCTCAAAGTGCGCACGAAGTCTCGAAATGATTATCTGATCCAAGCGCGGCAGGGCTACTGGGCGGTCATGAAGAATCAGCAGGCGCCCCCTGTTCAGGAACGAAGGGTCGACCGCGAAGTCATGGGATCGGAGGTACTGAGGGAGCTGGCAGGCGTCATCAGCTCGGAACCTTCCAAGACGGACGCCGGAGATCCGGCGCTTGAGGTCGTACTCAACGTCGATGCCCGCAAGTTTCACTTCGTCGAAATGGACGGTGTGCGCACTCAGAGGCTGGTTTTCATCGCGACCCTATTTGACGACAGCGGCAATTTTGTGACCGGCACGGAGCTCGAAATCAAATTTGCCCTGAAAGAGTCCACTTTCAACCGCATGACTGAAACCGGCCTTGAAATGTCCGTTACCCTGCAGGCACCTCCCGGGACCTATCGACTGCGCGCCGTGGCTCAGGACGCCATCGACGGCAAAATCGTGGCTTCAACCCTGCCCGCCGAGATCCGCTAGGCCGGTAGTGACACGGGCATCCCGCCCCGTGATACTATTTTCGCTCAAACGCTTTTGCCACGGGATTTTTCGTTCATGGATGAATCTTCCCAAGTCATCAACAAGCGGCACGGCGCTTACCTGCCGCATTGGACCAAGGAAGGTGGCACGTATGCGGTGAACTTTCGGCTGTCAGGGTCATTACCTGCGTCCGGGCTGGCGTTTCGAGCGAGAAAATATCGTCAAAACAGCCCACCAGATGGAGCGCCCGCTTTCGTCCCAGGAAAGAAGGCGTCTCGCACATCTTTTTTCGGAAAAGGTCGACCATTACCTCGATGCCGGATACGGTGCGTGTCATCTTAAAATCCCAGAGGTTGCGCAACTGGTAAGCACGGCCCTGAGTCATTTCAACAACGTCCGCTACATCCTCGCCTGCTGGTGCATCATGCCGAACCACGTACATGTCCTTGTAAAGCCGCTGGGTGATAATCCCCCTTCGAAGATCCTGCACAGTTGGAAATCGTTTACGGCTCTTGATGCAAATAGACTGCTTGAGCACACGGGTGCTTTCTGGGAGGCGGAGTATTTCGACCACCTGATTCAAGATGAGAATGAACTCGAGCAGCAGATCACGTACATCATGGAAAATCCACTGAAGGCGGGATTGGCAGACTGGAAATGGGTGTGGGTGAATTCGGAATTTCGCCTCTGAGCGGTCACGGGCTGGAAGCCCGTGCCACGTCATCGCGGAATGGCTATTCGCGGGGATGCCGCGCCAGGTACTCCAGCGCCGATCGCGCTGTCTGGTTTTTCGGATCGATGCGCAGTACTTCCTTGAACTGCAGGATTGCCTCGCCGTGCCGGCCCGCTTCCGCCAGAGCCTTGCCGTAATTGAGACGGGCGACCGCAGAGTTCGGGCGGAGCCGCACGGTTTCTGAAAACTGCGAGAGCGCCTCCTCGTTGTGCCCCTGGCTGGCCAGCGCCAGCGCCAGGTTGCTGTGGGCCTCGGCGTATTCCGGGCTCAGCTGCAACGCCTGCCGGTAGTGTGTGATTGCATCCCCGACCGTCCCCTGGGAGGCGAGCGCCAACCCGAGGGCATTTTGGGCTTCCGCGTTGTCCGGCCTGAGGCGGACGGCCTCGGAAAACTGCGAGAAGGCTTCCGCGGCCTGCCCCTGGCTTCGCAGGGAGAGGCCCAGGTTGAAATGGGCCTCCGCAAAGTCAGGTTTTAGGCGCATGGCTTTGCTGAAGTGTTGTATGCCTTCGGCGGTCTTCCCTCCGCCGGCGAGCGCGATGCCGAGAGAGTTATGAACCTCCGGGGAATCAGGGTTGAGGCGCAGCGCCTCCAGGTAATGAGGGATCGCCTCTTCATTTTTTCCCAGCCTCGTAAGGGCGAATCCGAGTTCCGCCTGGTTATCAGCCCTTCCGGGATCGAGACGCACCGCCTCTGAGAGCGACGCGACGGCCTCGTCGAACTTGCCTTGGTCCGAGAGCGCCAGCCATAGATTGCTGTGCGCTTCCGGAGAGGCCGGTTTGATCCGGACGGCTTCGGTAAAGTGGGCGACCGCTTCGTCCAGTCTCCCCTGTTGGCGCAGAACTTGCCCGAGGCCCATGTGCGCGCTGTAATTGTCCATGCCGAGGGTCAGTTCCACGGCGTGTTCCCACAGCGCGATGCCGTTCGCCCAGAAGCGAACCTGGGCGCGAGCCGCAATCGCACACAGGAGCACTACGACGCCGGCGGCAACCGGCAGCACGCGCCGTACGCTCCGACCGGCAAGCAAGTCGGGCACGCCCCATGCAATCAAGATGAAAATCCCCACGAGCGGAATGTAGGTGTAGCGGTCCGCCATCGATTGGATCCCGACCTGGATCAAGCCGATGACTGGGAACAGAGTCCCCAGGTACCAGAACCATCCGACGAGGAGATACGGTCGCTGCCCCGCCGCCCGGACGACCGCAACCGAAATGCAGATCAGCGTCAGAACCGCGCCCGCGATCCAAAGCGCGGGAATGTCCTGTGGAAAGGGATACAGCACGGTGAGGTGCACGGGCCAGATCATTTTACCGAGGTAAACGAGATAGGACACCAGCGCGTTTGCGGCGCGCAGGGCGAACGGAATCTGATCAAGCGTGCTGACGGCGCCCGCCCGCTGCTGAACGAGAAAAGTAAGAACAGACGATGCGGCGCTGAGCGCAAACAGCGGAATTTTCTCGGGCACAAGCCGGGCGAGAGCGGAGAACCAATTCCGTGGCAATCCGCAGCGCGGCCGGTTCCGAGTACCGGATTCGGTCGCCACACGCCGCAGCGGCCAGACGTCGAGCAGCAGGAGCAGAAGAGGAAGTGTGACGAGCATCGGCTTGGCCATCAGCCCAAGTGCGAAGCAGATGAGCATGCGCAGGTAGCGGCCGGCAGTCGGCCGGCGCACGTATGCGGCGTACGCCCAAAGGGTGAGCAGGAAGAAGAGCGTGCTGAGGACGTCCTTTCGTTCCGCCACCCAGGCCACCGACTCCACGTGAAGCGGATGGACGGCGAAGAGCGCGGCCACGCAGGCGCTCCGGCCCGGGGCGCGCGTCATGTAGACGAGGACCCAGAACAGCAGGAGTGTGTTGGCCAAGTGGAGAGCGAGGCTTACGAAATGGTGCCCCGGGGCGCTGATCCCGAATACCTCCACATCGAGCATGTGCGACAGCCACGTCAGAGGGTGCCAGTTGCCCGTATGCCCGGTGCTGAAAGCCCAGACGACTGCGCTCCACGTCAGGCCGCCGGTCACGTGGGTGTTCTCGCTCACAAACGAGGGATCGTCGATGGGTATGAAGTCGAAATGCCAGACCGGCGCGTAGACGGCAACCGTGATCGCAATCAGGGCTGCTGGGAACCACAGGACCTGCCTGAGTGATGAAAGCGTTGGAGGGGGTGCTGAACCCGTCGGAGCGCCTGTCTTTTCGTTGAGTGAGGCAGACCCTGCCGCGGGACCTTCCTTCTTCAGCCGCTTTGCCGATCGTGTACTGCTCATGCCTCACCGCGCCGGCGAGTGCTTTCTGCATCCCATGCACCCGGCAACCGGCAAATTGTCGCCGAAGAATATCATCAGCACTGCCGCATTACCATGCGATTCAAAAAATCAGGGACGTCCACTCCACACCCCCTTCCTCTGGTTTACCGGCGCAATTCAATCGAGCAGGCAAACGAGGGTGGACGTCCCTGGTTTTCATCTGGTGTGGGGGATCGCCGGCATTTTGGGAACCACACATGGGAATGCGGCGGTGTTTTGGAGCGCAAACCTGTTGATCGCCTTGGGATTTGGTGCCACCCATTTGGTTCAGGCGCGCGCCCTGCACGGACTGACGGCCAGCTATGTTGCATTCATTTTTCTTTTGAACGGCGTCGCGAGCCTGGCGTTTGGCTGGGTATATTACCGCCAGGGGCTTGTTGCGGCCATGGCGGCGCACACATTTACTGATTTAGTGCTCCAGATGGTTGTGGCTCCGATGTCTCAGCGCATGAGCCGCCGGCCGTAGCATCCGGTCCGAGCACAGGATGGGCCGCGTTCCGAAGACAATCAGCAAAAATCCAGTGCTGCCGGTGAGGGCCGAACTCGGATTGATCTGGGTGATGCTCGGCACAGGATTATTGGAAATGAACGCGATTGCAACGGATGAGCCCCCGCCGGGAGCGGGATTGTAAACCGCAACGGTGGCTGATGCGGGAACCGCGATATCGCTGGCTGAAATCATGGCTGTCAGCCGGGTGTTGCTGATAAAAGTGGTGGGCCGGTCACTGCCATTCCATTGTACGGACGAAGAAGGGACGAAATTAGTCCCAATGACGGACAGAATAAATGCCCCGCCCCCGGCCGTTGCTGAGCCCGGATTCAGGCCATAAATCATCGGTGCGGGATTATTCACTCTGAAAGCCAGGGGATTTGCGCAAATTGCAGGGTGAAGGATTACTGCAATCGCCGTCTGCTGGTGTAGAATGGCCTGTCTGCATTTTGCACATCACACGTGGAAACGATCATGATGGAATGGTCACGCAGGTCGGTTTTGAAAGCCGTCCCCGGTTTGGCACTTGACGCAGCCGGCATGGCCCGTAGTGAAAACCAACAGCCCGTTCGCTGGTCGGCGGGAACCGAGCTTCCCAAAACCAAAGTGTCCGCGCGAGCCACGGACTGCCATTTTCACATCTATGATGCCCGGTTCCCGGCGGATGCCAAAGCGGTGTTGCACCCGCCCGACGCGACCGTCGCCGACTACCGTCTTCTCCAGAAGCGTCTTGGAACGACACGATGCGTCATCATCCAGCCGTCTACCTATGGCCTGGATAACCGCCTGCTGCTCGAAGCGCTTGGTCAATTCGGCGCAGCAGCAGCGCGCGGCATCGCGGTCGTCCATCCCGAAATCCAGGACGCCGAGTTGAAGCGAATGCATGCGGCAGGTGTTCGCGGCATCCGTTTCAACCTCGTCCAGGCAGGCGCCACGACACTCGAGATGGTGGATCCTCTGTCGAAGCGCGTGGCCTCGCTTGGCTGGCATATCCAGGTCCATGCCTCTGCGGATCAGATTGAGGCCGCCAAAGATGTGTGGAACCGTGCGTCGTGCCTGGTGGTATTCGATCACCTCGGCCATCTGCCTGAGCCACAGGGCATCCGTCATCCGGCGTTCCGTGTGATTTGCGCCCTCCTGCAAAAAGGGAGAGCGTGGCTGAAGCTATCGGGATTTTATATGGACACCCAGGTCGGACCTCCCTCGTATGCTGATAGCGTCGAGGTAGCCAGGGCGTATGTCAAGGAAGCGCCGGAGCGACTGGTGTGGGGGAGCGATTGGCCCCATCCCACGGTTGCGGAAAACGATAAGAAACCGAACGATGCCATACTGCTCGATCTGCTCGCGGTGTGCGTGCCCGAGACAGCGACGCGCAACCGGATCCTCGTCGACAACGCGGCCAAGCTCTACGGATTTTAATAGCCCGCAAACGGTGGGCGCTACTCCTGGCGCAACGCACTGATGAGTCCTTGGTTGCCGCACGGCAGGCGGGGCGGAAGGCGGAAACACCATGAGTCATTTTCGGATACTTATGTGCTGTGTCGCACTCCTCAGCTCGATTTGCGGCTGCGCAAAACAATCCGCACCGGATAACCGTGCCGAAGATGTACGGCTAATTCGTGACCTGGAAATCGAGGCGTCAGAAGCAGTCACTGCAAGGGACCTTGGTCACGTGGTCTCTTTATACGCTGATGATGCTGCGCTGTTTTACGCTGACAACCCTATGGTGGCCGGAAAGGATGCAATCCGGGAAACGTGGAGGGCCATTCTCGCCAGGCCGGGCTTCGCAATGAGCACCGAGCTGGTGAAAGTCGAAATCTCAAGCGGCGGCGATTTGGCCTTCACCCACGGCGCCTACACGATGACAGTGGATAGTGCCACGGGCAAGCCGGCAACGGACCAAGGCGAGTATGCCGTCGTATATAAGAGACAGAAGGACGGCAAGTGGAAAATCGTCGCTGATAACGGCAATTCCGATCTACGCGCCCATTCACTCCCCAAATCCCCGGACAGACGGCGACAACCACCCTCGTCGATCGCACCCCTCATCGGATTGGCATGCTTATTCAGCGGCCTTTGGTTCCTCTTTGGGATGCCGCTTGTTCTGGCAGTTTCTGCTTGGAAATACTTTCAAAGCCGCAAATTGTCGACGGGGTTTTGGGTCTCGGTCGCCATGCTTATCGTCTT from the Terriglobia bacterium genome contains:
- a CDS encoding VWA domain-containing protein, whose protein sequence is MIRSILILVIGRNGMHSGFLWLVRRLAVLGFVLFICETSAFSFQQGAGAKEMEATLQSYWPRSQYTLRTYSNLVEVGVVARDSRGRAIGGLSKDDFEIQDAGKRQEITAFSVETFTSVSVQLQPSTAKPSGTAPGNAELMHLPLRYVALLFDDFSVPHNEQVQVKAAARRFIKEGLAKGDRVGLFTTSGKQIVPFTEDVAKLVAAVDKYNAFPRIPDGGICPKLTPYDAYVIANRIDYETFAVKGAELAGCSGSRGLKPAILPGKVGPWPFPGTSPLMMQAEGMWAQIRDTSARALKTIGNLVDYMAQLPGRRMVLLASSGFLVGTLEAEHQKVIDHALHADVVINALDAKGLYAEDPPEVTRGADERSIRHMVELGTKGKDLSNDIMAILSSSTGGLFFQNNNDLDLGFRKLGMIPEVSYLLGFSPQEAPNGKYHRLKVRTKSRNDYLIQARQGYWAVMKNQQAPPVQERRVDREVMGSEVLRELAGVISSEPSKTDAGDPALEVVLNVDARKFHFVEMDGVRTQRLVFIATLFDDSGNFVTGTELEIKFALKESTFNRMTETGLEMSVTLQAPPGTYRLRAVAQDAIDGKIVASTLPAEIR
- a CDS encoding transposase, producing MERPLSSQERRRLAHLFSEKVDHYLDAGYGACHLKIPEVAQLVSTALSHFNNVRYILACWCIMPNHVHVLVKPLGDNPPSKILHSWKSFTALDANRLLEHTGAFWEAEYFDHLIQDENELEQQITYIMENPLKAGLADWKWVWVNSEFRL
- a CDS encoding tetratricopeptide repeat protein: MSSTRSAKRLKKEGPAAGSASLNEKTGAPTGSAPPPTLSSLRQVLWFPAALIAITVAVYAPVWHFDFIPIDDPSFVSENTHVTGGLTWSAVVWAFSTGHTGNWHPLTWLSHMLDVEVFGISAPGHHFVSLALHLANTLLLFWVLVYMTRAPGRSACVAALFAVHPLHVESVAWVAERKDVLSTLFFLLTLWAYAAYVRRPTAGRYLRMLICFALGLMAKPMLVTLPLLLLLLDVWPLRRVATESGTRNRPRCGLPRNWFSALARLVPEKIPLFALSAASSVLTFLVQQRAGAVSTLDQIPFALRAANALVSYLVYLGKMIWPVHLTVLYPFPQDIPALWIAGAVLTLICISVAVVRAAGQRPYLLVGWFWYLGTLFPVIGLIQVGIQSMADRYTYIPLVGIFILIAWGVPDLLAGRSVRRVLPVAAGVVVLLCAIAARAQVRFWANGIALWEHAVELTLGMDNYSAHMGLGQVLRQQGRLDEAVAHFTEAVRIKPASPEAHSNLWLALSDQGKFDEAVASLSEAVRLDPGRADNQAELGFALTRLGKNEEAIPHYLEALRLNPDSPEVHNSLGIALAGGGKTAEGIQHFSKAMRLKPDFAEAHFNLGLSLRSQGQAAEAFSQFSEAVRLRPDNAEAQNALGLALASQGTVGDAITHYRQALQLSPEYAEAHSNLALALASQGHNEEALSQFSETVRLRPNSAVARLNYGKALAEAGRHGEAILQFKEVLRIDPKNQTARSALEYLARHPRE
- a CDS encoding CPBP family intramembrane metalloprotease, whose amino-acid sequence is MDVPGFHLVWGIAGILGTTHGNAAVFWSANLLIALGFGATHLVQARALHGLTASYVAFIFLLNGVASLAFGWVYYRQGLVAAMAAHTFTDLVLQMVVAPMSQRMSRRP
- a CDS encoding amidohydrolase family protein, yielding MMEWSRRSVLKAVPGLALDAAGMARSENQQPVRWSAGTELPKTKVSARATDCHFHIYDARFPADAKAVLHPPDATVADYRLLQKRLGTTRCVIIQPSTYGLDNRLLLEALGQFGAAAARGIAVVHPEIQDAELKRMHAAGVRGIRFNLVQAGATTLEMVDPLSKRVASLGWHIQVHASADQIEAAKDVWNRASCLVVFDHLGHLPEPQGIRHPAFRVICALLQKGRAWLKLSGFYMDTQVGPPSYADSVEVARAYVKEAPERLVWGSDWPHPTVAENDKKPNDAILLDLLAVCVPETATRNRILVDNAAKLYGF
- a CDS encoding SgcJ/EcaC family oxidoreductase; the encoded protein is MSHFRILMCCVALLSSICGCAKQSAPDNRAEDVRLIRDLEIEASEAVTARDLGHVVSLYADDAALFYADNPMVAGKDAIRETWRAILARPGFAMSTELVKVEISSGGDLAFTHGAYTMTVDSATGKPATDQGEYAVVYKRQKDGKWKIVADNGNSDLRAHSLPKSPDRRRQPPSSIAPLIGLACLFSGLWFLFGMPLVLAVSAWKYFQSRKLSTGFWVSVAMLIVFFAIAALLWRHFATHYWNLSFLTALNHYRLKPVGSFSTESRGCG